The following proteins come from a genomic window of Streptomyces sp. ALI-76-A:
- a CDS encoding NHLP family bacteriocin export ABC transporter peptidase/permease/ATPase subunit has translation MSTAQDTRSRRRAAPPRRPVPMGRVKTVRTPTVLQMEAVECGAASLAMVLGHYGRHVPLEELRIACGVSRDGSRASNLLKAARGYGLTAKGMQMDTAALAGVRTPAVLFWEFNHYVVYDGMGRRFGRRGVWINDPGKGRRFVPMEDFDGSFTGVVLVMEPGDGFTRGGRRPGVLGAMPARLRGTAGTMPAAVLASLLLVVVGAAVPALSRTYIDMFLIGGQTSLLGVLFASMGASVLLTLVLTWLQQANLLHGRVISSTLSSARFLRHLLRLPVTFFSQRSPADLVQRLQSNDQVAETLARDLAAAGVDAVVVVLYAVLLYTYDPQLTYVGIGVALLNVVAMRVVIRLRATRTAKLRADSARLTTTAYTGLQLIETMKATGGEDGYFRKWAGQHATTLEEQQRLGVPGAWLGVVAPTLASLNSALILWIGGMRAVEGGISVGLLVAFQALVTRFTAPITRLNGVAGRIQDFAADVARLKDVENFRADPLYDRPGAGESTRRLQGHVELQDITFGYSPLDKPLLTGFDLTVGPGQQVALVGGSGSGKSTVSRLISGLYAPWEGVIRIDGQRLDDIPRGALAASVSFVDQDVFLFEGTVRDNVALWDPSVPDDAVVDALRDAALYEVIARRPGGIHSRVEQDGRNFSGGQRQRLEIARALVRRPSILVLDEVTSALDAETELVVMDNLRRRGCACVVIAHRLSTVRDSDEIVVLEHGTIVERGRHGELVARGGAYARLVREH, from the coding sequence GTGAGCACCGCACAGGACACCCGGAGCCGGCGTCGCGCCGCTCCACCGAGACGCCCCGTCCCCATGGGGAGGGTGAAGACCGTCCGCACGCCCACCGTGCTCCAGATGGAGGCGGTCGAGTGCGGCGCCGCCTCCCTGGCCATGGTGCTGGGCCACTACGGCAGGCACGTCCCGCTGGAGGAGCTGCGGATCGCCTGCGGTGTGTCCCGGGACGGCTCGCGCGCCAGCAACCTGCTGAAGGCGGCCCGCGGTTACGGCCTCACGGCCAAGGGCATGCAGATGGACACGGCCGCCCTCGCCGGGGTGAGGACACCGGCCGTGCTGTTCTGGGAGTTCAACCACTACGTCGTCTACGACGGCATGGGCCGCCGCTTCGGTCGCCGCGGGGTCTGGATCAACGACCCCGGCAAGGGCCGCCGTTTCGTGCCCATGGAGGACTTCGACGGCAGCTTCACCGGTGTCGTCCTGGTCATGGAGCCCGGCGACGGCTTCACCAGGGGCGGGCGCAGGCCGGGGGTGCTGGGCGCGATGCCGGCCCGGCTGCGCGGCACCGCGGGCACCATGCCGGCCGCGGTGCTGGCGAGCCTGCTGCTGGTGGTGGTCGGCGCGGCCGTGCCCGCGCTCAGCCGCACCTACATCGACATGTTCCTGATCGGAGGCCAGACGTCCCTGCTGGGCGTGCTGTTCGCGTCGATGGGCGCGAGTGTGCTGCTCACGCTGGTGCTGACCTGGTTGCAGCAGGCGAACCTGCTGCACGGCCGCGTCATCTCCTCCACCCTCTCCAGCGCCCGCTTCCTGCGCCATCTGCTGCGGTTGCCGGTCACCTTCTTCTCCCAGCGCAGTCCGGCCGACCTGGTGCAGCGCCTCCAGTCCAACGACCAGGTGGCCGAGACCCTGGCCCGCGACCTCGCGGCGGCGGGCGTGGACGCCGTGGTCGTCGTCCTGTACGCGGTGCTGCTGTACACGTACGACCCCCAGCTCACGTACGTCGGTATCGGGGTGGCGCTGCTGAACGTGGTGGCCATGCGGGTCGTCATCCGGCTGCGTGCCACCCGTACGGCGAAGCTGCGCGCGGACAGTGCCCGGCTCACCACCACGGCGTACACCGGGCTCCAGTTGATCGAGACGATGAAGGCGACCGGCGGCGAGGACGGCTACTTCCGCAAGTGGGCGGGGCAGCACGCCACCACCCTGGAGGAGCAGCAGCGGCTCGGCGTGCCGGGCGCCTGGCTGGGCGTGGTCGCTCCGACGCTCGCCTCGCTGAACAGCGCCCTGATCCTGTGGATCGGCGGGATGCGGGCCGTGGAGGGCGGTATCTCGGTCGGTCTGCTGGTCGCCTTCCAGGCTCTGGTCACCCGCTTCACCGCCCCGATCACCCGCCTCAACGGCGTGGCGGGCCGCATCCAGGACTTCGCGGCCGACGTGGCCCGGCTGAAGGACGTGGAGAACTTCCGGGCCGACCCGCTCTACGACCGTCCCGGCGCGGGCGAGTCGACACGCCGTCTGCAGGGCCACGTAGAGCTTCAGGACATCACCTTCGGCTACAGCCCGCTGGACAAGCCGCTGCTCACCGGCTTCGACCTGACGGTGGGGCCCGGACAGCAGGTCGCGCTGGTCGGCGGCTCCGGCAGCGGCAAGTCGACCGTGTCCCGGCTGATCTCGGGCCTGTACGCCCCGTGGGAGGGCGTGATCCGGATCGACGGGCAGCGTCTGGACGACATCCCGCGCGGGGCGCTCGCGGCCTCCGTCTCGTTCGTCGACCAGGACGTGTTCCTCTTCGAGGGCACGGTCCGCGACAACGTGGCGCTGTGGGACCCCTCCGTCCCGGACGACGCCGTGGTGGACGCGCTGCGCGACGCGGCCCTGTACGAGGTGATCGCGCGACGGCCCGGCGGCATCCACAGCAGGGTCGAGCAGGACGGCCGCAACTTCTCCGGCGGTCAGCGTCAACGCCTGGAGATCGCGCGGGCGTTGGTGCGCAGGCCCAGCATCCTGGTGCTCGACGAGGTGACCAGCGCGCTGGACGCGGAGACCGAGCTGGTGGTGATGGACAACCTGCGCAGGCGCGGCTGCGCCTGTGTGGTGATCGCGCACCGGCTCAGCACCGTGCGCGACAGCGACGAGATCGTCGTCCTGGAACACGGCACGATCGTGGAACGGGGGCGGCACGGGGAACTGGTCGCCCGCGGTGGCGCGTACGCCCGGCTGGTCAGGGAGCACTGA
- a CDS encoding HlyD family efflux transporter periplasmic adaptor subunit: protein MQFRQQALAKLQSPEELDLPVRFARPQGWLVLSVTVAVMAAASVWAVTGSVASTVGAPAILTHGQGSYLLQSPVAGQVTQVVAEQGERLPARAPLLKVRTADGETVVRTVAAGRVTALAATIGQIVRTGANLAAVEKVARASDPLYATVYVPAGNAASIPANAAVDLTVQSVPTQQYGVLRGHVKSVDRSAQSAQQISAFLGDSQLGEQFTEDGRPVAVLVTLDKSSGTRSGYRWSSADGPPFALTSMTMATGSIRLADQHPVDWLLP from the coding sequence GTGCAGTTCCGCCAACAGGCCCTCGCCAAGCTCCAGTCGCCCGAGGAGCTGGATCTTCCGGTGCGCTTCGCCCGTCCCCAGGGCTGGCTCGTGCTGTCCGTGACGGTGGCCGTGATGGCGGCCGCGTCCGTGTGGGCGGTGACCGGTTCGGTGGCCTCCACGGTCGGCGCGCCCGCGATCCTCACCCACGGACAGGGCAGTTACCTCCTGCAGAGCCCGGTGGCCGGCCAGGTGACCCAGGTCGTCGCCGAGCAGGGCGAGCGGCTGCCGGCCCGCGCGCCCCTGTTGAAGGTCCGTACGGCGGACGGCGAGACCGTGGTCCGTACGGTCGCCGCGGGCCGGGTCACCGCGCTCGCCGCCACCATCGGGCAGATCGTCCGGACCGGCGCGAACCTCGCCGCGGTGGAGAAGGTCGCCCGCGCCTCGGACCCCTTGTACGCGACGGTGTACGTGCCGGCCGGGAACGCGGCGTCCATTCCCGCCAACGCCGCCGTGGACCTCACCGTCCAGTCGGTGCCGACGCAGCAGTACGGCGTGCTGCGCGGCCATGTGAAGTCGGTGGACCGGTCCGCGCAGTCGGCGCAGCAGATCTCCGCGTTCCTCGGCGACAGCCAGCTGGGTGAGCAGTTCACCGAGGACGGCAGGCCGGTGGCCGTACTGGTCACGCTGGACAAGTCGTCCGGCACGAGGAGCGGTTACCGGTGGTCGTCCGCGGACGGGCCGCCGTTCGCCCTCACCTCCATGACGATGGCCACGGGTTCGATCCGGCTGGCCGATCAGCATCCCGTCGATTGGCTGCTGCCGTGA